The sequence GCGTGAAGAAGCCCCATCGGTATCGCCCTGGAACGGTTGCCCTGCGTGAGATCCGTCGATACCAGAAGAGTACCGAGCTCCTGATCCGCAAGCTGCCTTTCCAGCGTCTGGTGCGTGAAATCGCTCAGGACTTCAAGACTGACCTGCGATTCCAGAGCTCGGCGGTGATGGCTCTGCAGGCAGCTAGCGAGGCCTATCTGGTTGGCCTCTTTGAAGATACCAACTTGTGCGCCATTCATGCCAAGCGTGTCACCATCATGCCCAAAGACATCCAGTTGGCCCGTCGCATTCGCGGCGAGCGTGCTTAAGTGGCTGCCAATGCGCTAACATACTTTGTACAAATCGGTCCTTTTCAGGACCACAAATTTCAATCAATGAGATACTAATTTTTATCTGCAGGCTTCAaccttaaaataaagaaattaactTTTCGTCCCGTTCCTTCGTAAGtgaaattattaattgtttgTAACTTTTAGtgatttgataaaattaataaatagtcGGAACTCGTCGTTCGATTAGGATTGGGTGGGGTTTTTAATGTGATGGAGCTGCTATGCGGCAAGGATGGTCAAGACTTTCAAGCATCagacaaaaactaaacaaaaattagcTAGGCTAATGAATCTATTTgcttaataaaacaaaaacagaataaaaaataaattttttatattgtcTTTTTAATGCTAAGTGCAACCTCCacgatatttatatatatgggtcacaaaataaactgttgttaggtatatatattccagAAATTATATATCGTATTTTGTAATATcagatttatttaatagaataGATTCAATTTGACTGTtgtacttttaattttatcacgtttttgaaaaaatttcattactAATGTCAGCATGTTTTTAGAACGAGAGGGTTTTGTGGGACTACCACGATCAACATTAGACATTTAAGCACCaacaaaaaatcgaaaaacttttaaacGCTATCTGAAAATAAATCATATGCGTTAATGAATGCataatgttttataaaaaacaagaaaaatattattaagtatactttttacatttttttcttaaatattaactCGAGTGCGGCCTCAATGGGATTCATATATGAAACacaaattagcaaaatttgtaaaaactgtTTATAAACATGCATCCAAAGCTGGATTGTCTTAAGCAAAGACATGATATATCTAAGAAAACATcatataaatacaatattttaaattatttatatttttaacagtCAGAAATCGATTGCCGAAAGTAGTCTGATAGCCAACTTTGTACATAGCCAAGGGACAACTTGGAACATGAATTAAAATACCTAAACTAAAgataagtaaatttaattgtagtacttatttaagtaaaaggttcaaatttattttttcattagcaagttacaaaatatttctaagaaatcatattttaaaatgggtttttaaaaaaattgctcATGTTACGAATGTCTATGTTGAAGTTGATTCGGCAATAAAAGGTTGCAAAAACCAGATACTAACGTTTTGAAAACATTACCTACTTAATAGATTATTTAAGAatgtaaaacaataaaatgatTATTACATTTTAGGATCTTAAgcactaaaaacaagaaaatatgtcTGCACTTCAAACAAACATTAGCAGAGCAAATGCCTGATGCCAGACGCACAGTTAAAGTGCTCTCCTCCTCGATTCTCATCCGAACGAAGGAGGTTGGCAATAAGCGCGCGGGCCATTTTCTATACGAAAAAGTGTATTTTAGTGAAGAAAAATGTCTGAATCTGCAGTTGCAAAAAGGCTGCTGCCCCGCCATCGCATCCGCCAACTCAACAAATGGTGGACGCATCCATCAAGAATTTGAAGGAACGTGGCGGCTCATCGCTTCTGGCAATCAAGAAATACATCACTGCCACCCATAAATGCGATGCCCAGAAGCTTGTTCCATTCATCAAGAAATACTTGAAATCGGCCGTGGTAAATGGAAAGCTGATCCAAACAAAGGGAAAGGGGGCGTCTGGCTCATTTAAACTGTCGGCCTCCGCCAAGAAGGATCCGAAGCCGAAGCCTGCGTCTGCTGAGAAGAAGGTGAAAAGCAAGAAGGTAGCCGTCAAGAAGACCGGATCCACCGCCAAGAAAGCTGCCGCCGGAGCTGACGACAAGAAGCCCAAGGCTAAGAAGGCTGTTGCCACCAAAAAGACCGCAGAGAAGAAGAAAACCGAGAAGGCGAAGGCCAAGGATGCCAAGAAAACTGGAACCGTAAAGGCGAAGCCAGCAGCAGCGAAGGCCAAGTCGACCGCAGCGAAGGCAAAGGCGGCGAAAGCACCAAAGGCCAAGCCAGCGGCGTCTGTTAAGCCTAAAAAGGCTGTGAAGAAAGCAGCTGCTCCTGCTACTGCTAAAAAGCCGAAAGCCAAAACTACGGCGGCCAAGAAGTAAATTGTGCAAAAGTACAGTACCTGGTACCTGCTCGCAATCGCTATTTTATATTTCGAAATCTGAAATTAGTTTAAATAAGCCCTTTTCAGGGCTACAACGTTCGTGAACAAGAGAAAGGAACtttcaatttaaaacttaGTACATTTCACTTGTCCAATTATCTTGTTAGGCCGTTAGCATTTTTTTCACATAAGTGTGGCTGCATTGATTTTAGCAGCTGTACCAGAGAATCTTAAAATGCAAGTCACAGAATGTTCGTGGACTAGCATTGCAGAAATTCGTTATCAATAGATGACCATGATTTAATAACTATACTATAAAGCTCCAGAATAAGTTCtttagataaaaaaaaattcaaattgaaCTTATATCACGAATTTGATTGGCAAATGGTATATTGAAAATGAAGTTCCTTTGGTAAAATGTGTTGTGGCCCTGAAAAGGGCCGTTTTGGATCTTTCTCCCCATACGCAGCAAGAGTAAATTACTTGGAGCTGGTGTACTTGGTGACAGCCTTGGTTCCCTCACTGACGGCGTGCTTGGCCAACTCTCCGGGCAGGAGCAGGCGAACAGCCGTTTGGATCTCCCGACTGGTTATGGTCGAGCGCTTGTTGTAGTGAGCCAGACGAGACGCCTCTGCAGCAATGCGCTCGAAGATATCATTCACAAAGCTGTTCATGATGCTCATCGCCTTCGACGAAATACCGGTGTCAGGGTGGACCTGCTTCAGGACCTTGTAAATGTAGATGGCGTAGCTCTCCTTCCTCTTGCGCTTCTTCTTCTTATCGGTCTTGGTGATGTTCTTCTGGGCTTTGCCAGCCTTCTTGGCTGCCTTTCCACTAGTTTTCGGCGGCATTATTCACTTCACTTATGATTTCACAAACACAACTCACTGATCATAATGGTGCCCAAGCGCGTTCATCTTTATACTTTTTTTCGAGCAATGTTTTCAGGTCTAAGGCACCCACCCCTAAATGAACGCGCAGGCAGACGCAAAAGTATAAATATGTGGCTACCCGGGGCTCGTCGAGCATTCGTTTTCAGTGTGTAAAGTGAACTAAGTGAAATACTCGTAAAGAAAAATGTCTGGTCGTGGAAAAGGTGGCAAAGTGAAGGGAAAGGCAAAGTGCCGCTCTAACCGTGCCGGTCTTCAGTTCCCAGTGGGCCGTATTCACCGTTTGCTCCGCAAGGG is a genomic window of Drosophila suzukii chromosome 2L, CBGP_Dsuzu_IsoJpt1.0, whole genome shotgun sequence containing:
- the LOC139352298 gene encoding histone H3-like, which encodes MARTKQTARKSTGGKAPRKQLATKSARKSAPATGGVKKPHRYRPGTVALREIRRYQKSTELLIRKLPFQRLVREIAQDFKTDLRFQSSAVMALQAASEAYLVGLFEDTNLCAIHAKRVTIMPKDIQLARRIRGERA
- the LOC139352299 gene encoding histone H1-like, whose protein sequence is MVDASIKNLKERGGSSLLAIKKYITATHKCDAQKLVPFIKKYLKSAVVNGKLIQTKGKGASGSFKLSASAKKDPKPKPASAEKKVKSKKVAVKKTGSTAKKAAAGADDKKPKAKKAVATKKTAEKKKTEKAKAKDAKKTGTVKAKPAAAKAKSTAAKAKAAKAPKAKPAASVKPKKAVKKAAAPATAKKPKAKTTAAKK
- the LOC139352300 gene encoding histone H2B, whose protein sequence is MPPKTSGKAAKKAGKAQKNITKTDKKKKRKRKESYAIYIYKVLKQVHPDTGISSKAMSIMNSFVNDIFERIAAEASRLAHYNKRSTITSREIQTAVRLLLPGELAKHAVSEGTKAVTKYTSSK